A stretch of Episyrphus balteatus chromosome 2, idEpiBalt1.1, whole genome shotgun sequence DNA encodes these proteins:
- the LOC129908800 gene encoding uncharacterized protein LOC129908800 yields the protein MGGSFCLKERYELYSSTFPYISLAVLIVLKRRKTYTYMGNLLYPFDNYTWSILFGLMIYRSIEEKIFGKKFTKRLHIIPWLLSFIVIRSAYEGLIFKSLKEKHLNDGPQTIEEALSDGYKFITNSAAYAFVHHVPDLENNTIYIDSGKMEVVEIFVKSEEKLALILDDHFAVLFKNASFNFEDYYVFREPLFVMYTCIYFPKSSSLQFEFQNRLMELFLHGHLGKILKKYSVKELFKKAQGQHEIKAIPLKQLKELFYWFAILCGLSFCLFVLELLSNKFSNIKIFLDLMY from the coding sequence ATGGGTGGTTCGTTTTGTTTAAAGGAAAGATATGAACTGTACTCCTCCACTTTTCCATATATTTCATTGGCTGTGTTAATAGTACTCAAAAGGCGTAAAACTTACACTTACATGGGAAATCTCCTCTATCCTTTTGATAATTACACTTGGTCGATTCTTTTCGGACTGATGATATATCGAagtattgaagaaaaaatttttggaaaaaaatttaccaaacgTCTCCACATAATTCCATGGCttttgagttttattgttattcGAAGTGCTTACGAAGGTTTGATTTTCAAAAGTCtcaaagaaaaacatttaaatgatGGACCTCAAACAATCGAAGAAGCTTTGAGTGATGGTTATAAATTTATCACCAATTCAGCGGCATATGCTTTTGTACATCATGTTCCGGATTTggaaaataatacaatttaCATAGATTCTGGAAAAATGGAAGTCGTTGaaatatttgtaaaaagtgaagaaaaactTGCCTTGATTTTGGATGATCATTTTGCTGTGTTATTTAAGAACGCCTCATTTAACTTTGAAGATTATTATGTGTTTCGGGAGCCATTATTTGTGATGTATACTTgcatttattttccaaaatcatcatctttacaatttgaatttcaaaatcgATTGATGGAGTTATTTTTGCATGGACATCttggtaaaattcttaaaaaatattctgtCAAAGAGTTATTTAAGAAAGCCCAAGGACAACATGAGATTAAAGCAATACCTTTAAAGCAGTTGAAAGAACTTTTTTATTGGTTTGCTATCTTATGCGGCTTGAGTTTTTGCTTATTTGTTTTGGAACTGTTGTCGaacaaattttcgaatattaaaatttttcttgatttaatgTATTAA